Within the Streptomyces vilmorinianum genome, the region CCTGGCCGGTGGAGACGTCGAGGGCGTCGGCGCCGTGGGCGGCGAAGGCGCGGGCGATCTCGACGGCGTCCTCGGCGGTCGTACCGCCGTCCGCCCAGTCGGTGGCGGAGATACGGACGGTCATGGGCCGGTCCTCGGGCCACACCTCCCGTACCGCGTCGAAGACTTCGAGCGGGAAGCGCAGCCGGTTCGCGAGCGCGCCGCCGTACGCGTCGGTGCGGTGGTTGGTGAGCGGGGAGAGGAAGCCGGAGAGCAGATAGCCGTGCGCGCAGTGGAGTTCGAGCAGGTCGAAGCCGGAGAGGGCGGCGCGCCGGGCGGCGGCCGCGAAGTCCTCGCGTACGGCCGTCATCCCGTCCCGGTCGAGGGCGTGCGGGATCTGGTTGACGCCGGGGCGGTACGGGAGCGGGGAGGCGGCCGTCAGGGGCCAGTTGCCGGCGGGCAGCGGCTGGTCGATACCCTCCCACATGCGGCGGGTGGAGCCCTTGCGGCCGGAGTGGCCGAGCTGGACGCCGATCGCGGTGCCGGGCGACTGTCCGTGCACGAAGGCGGTGATCCGGCTCCAGGCCGCCGCCTGCTCGTCGGTCCAGAGGCCGGTGCAGCCGGGGGTGATACGGCCCTGGGGGCTCACGCACACCATCTCGGTCATGACGAGCCCGGCGCCGCCGAGGGCCCGGGCGCCGAGGTGGACGAGGTGGAAGTCGCCGGGGACGCCGTCCTCGGCGACGTACAGGTCCATGGGTGAGACCACGACCCGGTTGCGCAGGGTCAGTCCGCGCAGCCGGAAGGGGGTGAACATCGGCGGGGTGCCGGGCGGGCAGCCGAAGTCCCGCTCGACGGAGCCGGTGAACGCGGGATCGCGCAGCCGCAGGTTGTCGTGGGTGACGCGGCGGCTGCGGGTGAGGAGGTTGAAGGCGAACTGGCGGGGCGGCTGGTCCAGATAGCCGTCGAGCTCCTCGAACCAGCGCAGGCTCGCGGCCGCGGCGCGCTGGGTGGACTCGACGACGGGCCGCCGTTCCGTCTCGTACGCGGCGAGCGCCTCTTCGAGGGTGGGCTGTTCCTCCACGCAGGCGGCGAGCGCGAGGGCGTCCTCGACGGCGAGTTTGGTGCCGGAGCCGATGGAGAAGTGCGCGGTGTGGGCGGCGTCGCCGAGGAGGACGGTGTTGCCGTGGGACCAGCGCGCGTTGACGACGGTACGGAAGGCGGTCCAGGAGGAGTTGTTGGAGCGCAGGGCTCTGCCGCCGAGCGCCTCGGCGAAGAGCTTGGCGCAGCGGGCGGTGGACTCCGCCTCGTCGAGCTCGTCGAAGCCGGCGGCCCGCCAGACCTCCTCGCGCATCTCGACGATGACGGTGGAGGAGTCGGCCGAGAAGGGGTAGCCGTGGAGCTGCATCACGCCGTACTCGGTCTCGGCGATCTCGAAGCGGAAGGCGTCGAAGGCGACGTCGGCGGCGAGCCAGATGTACCGGCAGCGGTGGGTGGTGAGCGTGGGCCGGAAGACGTCCGCGTGGGCGTCCCGGGTCCGGCTGTGGACCCCGTCGGCCGCGACGACCAGGTCGTGCGTGGCGGCGAGCTCGGCGGCGGGCGGGGCCTCGGTGCGGAAGCGGAGCCGTACGCCGAGTTCGGTGCAGCGGGCGTGCAGGATCTCCAGGAGCCGGCGGCGGCCGAGGGCGGCGAAGCCGTGGCCCGTGGAGGTGAGCAGGTGCCCGCGGTGGGCGATGTGGATGTCGTCCCAGCGGACGAACGTGTCCTGGAGGGCGCGGTAGACGGCGGGGTCGGCGTGTTCGATGCCGCCGAGGGTCTCGTCGGAGAGGACGACGCCGAAGCCGAAGGTGTCCTCGGGGGCGTTGCGCTCCCAGACGGTGACCTCGCGGGCGGGATCGAGCCGCTTGAGGAGGGCCGCGGCGTAGAGCCCGCCGGGCCCGCCGCCGATGACGGCGACACGGAGGGGCGCGCGGGTCTCCGGTGTGCGGGGCCGGGGCGCGCGGGTCTCGGGCCGGGGCGCGCGGGTTCCGTCCGGGAGGGTCGCCACCGCGTGGTTCTCGGGCCGGGGCGCGCGGGTCTCGGGCCGGGGCGCGCGGGTTCCGTCCGGGAGGGTCGCCACCGCGTGGGCCTCCGGCCGCACCGCGCCGGTGCCGCTCGGCGCGGTGCGGGGGTCCTGGGCGGGCGTCATCGTCACCGCCCCCGCCATTTCGGCGGGCGCTTCTCGGTGAAGGCGGCGTGGAACTCGGCGTAGTCCTCGCCGTTCATCAGCAGCGCCTGGGTGGCGGCGTCCAGTTCGACGGAGGCCGCGAGCGGCATGTCCAGCTCGGCGGTGAGCAGGGCCTTGGTCTGGGCGTGGGCGAGGGCCGGTCCGTCGGCGAGGCGGCGGGCGAGCTCCGCGGCGCGGGCGTCGGCGCCGCCCTCCTCGGTGACCTCGCTGAGCAGGCCGATGCGCTCGGCCTCGGGGGCGCGGACCGGGTCGCCGAGCATGAGCAGCCGGGTCGCGTGGCCGAGGCCGACGACCCGGGGCAGCAGATAGGCGGCGCCCATGTCGCCGCCGGAGAGCCCGACGCGGGTGAAGAGGAAGGCGAAGCGGGCACTGGGGTCGGCGATCCGGAAGTCGGCGGCGAGGGCGAGGACCGCCCCGGCTCCGGCGGCGACGCCGTGGATGGCGGCGACGACGGGGAAGGGGCACTCCCGGATCGCGCGGACGACCTGCCCGGTCATCCGGTTGAAGTCGAGGAGCTGTGCCGTGTCCATGGAGAGCGTCGCGCCGATGATCTCGTCCACGTCCCCGCCCGAGCAGAAGCCGCGCCCCTCGCCGCCGAGGACGAGGGCGCGCACGGCGCGTTCCCGGGAGAGTTCGGCGAGCAGGTCGCGCAGGTCGGCGTAGGCGCCGAAGGTGAGCGCGTTGAGTTTCTCGGGACGGGCCAGGGTCACGGTGGCGACGCCGTCGTCGACGGTCAGGCGCAGATGCCGCCACTGTTCGGTACGGGGTGCGGAGCCGGTAAAGGGGCTCATACGGGACACCCTCCCTTCCTCCTCCCCGAGCGTATCACCGCTCTGTGACTGTCGTCACGAGTGCGCGATAAGCCGCGCGTCGGACCGTGCGGTCGAAGGTCCCGGCCGGCCGGTGACCCTGGACCCGACCGCGAAGGAGGGGGTGCCTATGGGATTCGCTTTTGCGGTTCGTAAGGTTGAAAGTAGGACGTCTCGGGGCGCGTCCTCCCCATCTCCCCCGGCGAACGGACCCAGCCATGGTCGAAGCCACCGACCCCACCACGTGGCACATCCGGCTTCCGCACACCACCGCGGCCGTGCCGATCGCCCGCGCGCTGGTCCGTACGGCGCTCACGGACCTCGACGCGCCCGCGGACAGTGACACGGCGGAGCTGCTGACGGCGGAGCTCGTCGCCAACGCGGTCGAGCACACCGAGGGCGAGGACCCCATCGAGCTGGTCGTCGAGCTGCTGCCGGGCGGCTGTCAGGTCGAGGTGCACGACCGGCGCCCCGCCCGGCCCGGAGACCTGATCTGCCCCGAGCCCGGCGAGGCGCCCGATCCCTGGCAGGAGCACGGCCGCGGGCTGCTGCTCATCCGCGCGCTCAGCAGCGACTGCGGCCACCGCCCCACCGCACACGGCAAGGCGGTCTGGTTCACCCTGCCGGCGGTGCCGCGGCAGCGTCGCGCGGCGGCGCGGTCGTAACCGTCACGCGCCGCCCGCGAGGGTGGCGACCATGATCGCCTTGATGGTGTGCATCCGGTTCTCGGCCTCGTCGAAGACGACGGAGTGCTCCGACTCGAAGACCTCGTCGGAGACCTCCAGCTCGGTCAGACCGTGCCGGGCGTGGATGTCGCGGCCGACGGCCGTGCCCAGGTCGTGGAAGGCGGGCAGGCAGTGCAGGAACTTCACGTCCGCGTTGCCGGTGGCGCGCAGGACGTCCATGGTCACGGAGTACGGGGCGAGGTCGGCGATCCGCTCGTCCCAGATCTCTTTGGGCTCACCCATGGAGACCCAGACGTCGGTGGCCACGAAGTCCGCGCCCCGGACGCCCTCGGCGACATCCTCGGTCAGGGTGATCGTCGCGCCGCTCACCTCGGCCAGCTTGCGCGCCGAGGCGACGATCTCCGCCGCCGGCCAGTACGCCTCGGGGGCCACGATCCGGACGTCCATGCCGAGCAGGGCGCCGGTGACCAGGTAGGAGTTGCCCATGTTGAAGCGGGCGTCGCCGAGGTAGGCGAAGGCGAGGGCGTCGAGCGGCTTGTCCGTGTGCTCGGTCATGGTCAGGACGTCGGCGAGCATCTGGGTGGGGTGCCAGTCGTCCGTCAGACCGTTGAAGACGGGGACGCCGGCATGGGCGGCGAGCTCCTCGACGTTCGCCTGGCTGTCGCCCCGGTACTCGATGCCGTCGAACATCCGGCCGAGCACGCGGGCGGTGTCCTTGACCGACTCCTTGTGGCCGATCTGCGAGCCGGAGGGGTCCAGGTACGTGGTGGAGGCCCCCTGGTCGGCGGCGGCGACCTCGAAGGCGCACCGGGTCCGGGTCGAGGTCTTCTCGAAGATCAGGGCGATGTTCCTGCCCCGCAGCCGCTGGACCTCGGTACCCGCCTTCTTGGCCGCCTTCAGCTCGGCGGCCAGCGCGATCAGACCGCGGAACTCCTCGGCGGTGAAGTCCAGCTCCTTGAGGAAGTGGCGGCCGATGAGGTCAGTGGCCATGGGGCGCTCCTGGGATACGGTCGGGGATGGCGACTACTGGAAGTCTATACGTAGATCAGCATGGCTATACAGTGACGCCCCCCACTCCGGCAGAGGCCGGGGCGGCTCTCCCCTCCCCGGCGCACCGCCGGACCGTGCCGCTGGTCCGTGCCGCCAGACCGTGCCGCTAGACCGCGTCCCGCTCCACCGGGCAGCTCATACAGCGCGGGCCGCCCCTCCCCCGCCCCAGCTCGCTGCCCGGGATCTCGATCACCTCGATGCCCTGCTTGCGCAGATGCGTGTTGGTGGTGACGTTCCGCTCGTACGCCACCACCACACCCGGCTCGACCGCGAGGACGTTGCAGCCGTCGTCCCACTGCTCGCGCTCCGCCGAGTGGACGTCCTGAGTCGCCGTCAGGACACGGACGTCCTGCAGGCCGAGCGCGGCGGCGATGGCGCTGTGCATGTGCTCCGGCGGATGGTCGGTGACCCGCAGCGACTGCCCCTCGTCGCCCGGCTCGATCGTGTACGAGCGGAGCATGCCGAGCCCCGCGTACTGGGTGAAGGTGTCGTGGTCGACCATCGTCATCACCGTGTCGAGATGCATGAACGCGCGCCGCTTCGGCATGTCGAGGGCGATGATCGACCGCGCCGAGCCGGCCGCGAACATCCCCCGGGCCAGCATCTCCACCGCCTGCGGGGTGGTCCGCTCGCTCATCCCGATCAGCACGGCGCCGTTGCCGATGACGAGGACGTCGCCGCCCTCGATCGTCGACGGGTAGTCGGACTGGCCCTCGGACCAGTGGTGGAAGTGCCCCGCCTCGGGGCCGGTGAAGAGCGGATGGTGCTTGTAGATCGCCTCGAAGTGGACCGTCTCGCGCTGGCGGGCGGGCCAGCGCATCGCGTTGATGGACACGCCGTCGTAGATCCAGGCGGAGGTGTCCCGGGTGAAGATGTGGTTCGGCAGCGGCCGGAGGAGGAAGTCGTCCAGGTCCATCGCGTGGAACCGGACCGAGGTCGGCTCCCGGTGCGCGGCCAGGAACTCACGCTTCGTCATCCCGCCGACGAGCGCCTCGACGAGCTCGGCGGCGTCCAGGGAGTCGAAGGCCGCGCGCAGGTGGTCGGCGGCGAGGGGTCCGTACGCCTTCTCGTCGAAGACCCGGTCGAGGACGAGCTTGCGGGCGGCGGGCAGTTCGAGCGACTCCCGCAGCAGGTCCCCGAAGAGATGGACCTCGACGCCCCGGTCGCGCAGGACGTCGGCGAACCCGTCGTGCTCCTGGCGCGCCCGGCGCACCCAGAGCACGTCGTCGAAGAGGAGAGCGTCCTTGTTGGAGGGTGTCAGCCGCTTCAGCTCCAGATCGGGCCGGTGGAGGATGACGCGGCGGAGCCGCCCGGTCTCGGAATCGACATGGAATCCCATGCGCCCATCCTGACGGAGCCGGGCGGCTCGCGCGTGGTTCTCCGACGGGTCAGCCGCCCCTGGTCACGAGGGAGGCGACGATGAAGAGGATCAGGAGCCCGATCACCGCGACGATCACGAAGACGACGGCCCGGTCGTCGCGGTCGCCGTCGGACGCGTGCGGGGGCACGGGCTCGGGCGGCGCGGGCTGGGCGTAGACCTCGCGGAGGAGCGCCCGCGAGCCCCCTCGGCACCGGAGCGCTCGGGCCCCGGCCACTGCTCGTGGGGCCGCGAGTTCGACGCCGATGGCGGCGTACGCCTCGCCGAAGGCGTCGTACATGGCGGCGCGCATCAGCTTCTCCGCCTCCATGCCCAAGGAGGACGTACGCGGAGGTGTCCCGCTCACGGATCATCACCTCGCCGGGCTCGTACGCGCGCGGGGTCCCCTCGGCGAGGAGCGCCCGGCGGTCCCGGTCCGGCAGGGCGTGGAGGAAGGAGCGGTCCTGGCCGAAAAGACTCACCGCGCTCTCGCCCCCGCCCCCGCTGCGGCAGCCTCGGAGCCACGGGACGCGTCGCACCCCGCACGCCCACTCGTATGCTTGTTTCCACCTCAAGTGGCGCGCGTAGTCACACTATTGACGCTCCGTCACGCCGTGGGGTGAAGAACGCCAGGGGCTCGCGAAGACACGCGTCCAACGAGCACAGGGGGCGCAAGGGAGCGCTGTGATCCGCTCCCCTGCGCCCCCTGTGGGACGGCCTGTCACAGACGCGGGTCCACGGGCTCCGACTCCAGTGCGAGCACCGCGAAGACCGCCTCGTGCACGCGCCACAGCGGCTCGCCCTCCGCGAGCCGGTCCAGCGCCTCGAGGCCCAGCGCGTACTCGCGCAGCGCCAGCGAGCGCTTGTGGCCGAGGAAGCGGCTCCGCAGGCGCTCCAGGTTCCCCGGGCGGGTGTACTCGGGACCGTAGATGATCCGCAGGTACTCCCGGCCGCGGACCTTCACGCCCGGCTGGACGAGCCGGCCGTCGGCGCCCCGCACGAGCGCCGCCAGCGGCTTGACGACCATGCCCTCGCCGCCGGCCGCCGTCATCTCCAGCCACCAGTCCACACCGGCCCGCACCGACGCCTCGTCGCCCGTGTCGACGACCAGGCGGCGGGTGACCTGCAGCAGCCCCGTCGGGTCGTGCTCGACCAGCCGGTCGAGCCAACCGAGCTGCTCGTCGTGCGGCACGGCCGCCAGCGAGCGGCCCTTCGCCGCGAGGACCTGGAAGGGTGCGAAGCGCACGCCCTCGAGGCCCTGCGTCGGCCAGCAGTAGCGGCGGTACGCCTCGGTGAACGCCTCGGCGTCCGCCGCCCGTTCCCGCTGCTTGGCGAGCAGCCCGTCCAGACCGGCGACACCCCGCGCCGCCGCCTGCTCCAGCGCGCCGAGCGCACCGGGGAAGACCGCACGGGAGGCCGCCCCGACGGCCGCGTACTGCGAGCGCAGCAGCCCGGCCGACTTGAGCGACCACGGCATCAGCTCGCCGTCGAGCAGCAGCCAGTCCGTGTCGAACTCGTCCCACAGACCGGCGGCGGTGATCGCCGCGCGCAGCCGATCGAGGACCTCTTCGGTGACCGCCCGCTCGTCGAAGAAGGGCCGGCCGGTACGGGTGTGCAGCGCGCCGGTCACCCCCTCCGCGAGGTCCACCCCGAACCGCTCGCGCGCCGCCTCCGCGTCACGGCAGACGAGCGCGACGGCCCGCGAGCCCATGTGCTTCTCCTCGCACACCACCCGCTCGACGCCGTCCGCCTTGTACTGCGCGAAGGCCTCGGCCGGGTGCTCCAGGTAGCCGTCGAGCTTCGAGGTGCCCGTGGGTGCCATCGTCGGCGGCAGATAGGCGAGGAGCCGGGGGTCGACCGCGAACCGGCTCATGACTTCGAGAGCGGCGGCCGCGTTCTCCTCCCGTACGGAGACGTTGCCCATCCGGCGGGTCTCCACGATCCGGCGTCCGTGCACGTCGGCGAGGTCCAGGGGCCGTCCCTGGTGCCCGCCGGGCGCCTCGGTCGCGAGCGGCCGGGCCGGCTCGTACCAGACCTTCTCCGCCGGTACGTCGACGAGTTCACGCTCCGGCCAGCGCAGCGCGGTCATCTTCCCGCCGAACACGGCACCCGTGTCGAGGCAGATGGTGTTGTTGATCCAGGAGGTGTTCGGCACGGGCGTGTGTCCGTAGACGACGGTCGCCCGGCCCCGGTACTCCTCCGCCCACGGGTAGCGCACCGGCAGCCCGAACTCGTCGGTCTCGCCCGTGGTGTCCCCGTACAGCGCGTGCGAGCGCACCCGGCCGGAGGTACGGCCGTGGTACTTCTCCGGCAGACCGGCGTGGCAGACCACCAGCTTGCCCTCGTCGAGGACGTAGTGGCTGACGAGCCCGTCGATGAACGCGCTCACCTCCGCGCGGAACTCCTCCGGCTCCCGGCCCAGCTGCTCGATGGTCTCGGCGAGACCGTGGGTCTCCTGGACCTTGCGGCCCTTGAGCCAGCGGCCGAGCTTGTTCTCGTGGTTTCCGGGCACGCACAGGGCGTCCCCGGCCGCCACCATGGACATGACGCGGCGCAGCACGCCCGGGCTGTCGGGACCGCGGTCGACGAGGTCTCCGACAAAGACCGCCGTACGGCCCTCGGGGTGGTGCCCGTCGACGTAGCCGAGCTTGGCGAGCAGGGTCTCCAGCTCCGAGCGGCAGCCGTGGATGTCGCCGATGATGTCGAAGGGGCCGGTGAGATGGCGCAGGTCGTTGAACCGCTTCTCCAGGACGACCTCGGCCGCCTCCACCTCCTCGACACTGCGCAGGACGTGGACCTTGCGGAAGCCCTCGCGCTCCAGGCCGCGCAGCGAGCGGCGCAGCTCGCTGCGGTGCCGCTGGACGACATGCGGCGGCATGTCCGCCCGGTCGGGGCGGGCCGCGTTGCGCGCCTGGCACACCTGCTCGGGCAGGTCGAGGACGATCGCGATGGGCAGCACGTCGTACTGCCGGGCCAGCCGCACGAGCTGGCGCCGCGCCTCCTGCTGCACGTTGGTGGCGTCGACGACGGTCAGCCGGCCGGCCTCCAGTCGCTTGCCGGCGATGTAGTGCAGGACGTCGAAGGCGTCCCGGCTCGCGCTCTGGTCGTTCTCGTCGTCGGCGACCAGGCCCCGGCAGAAGTCGGAGGAGATGACCTCGGTCGGCTTGAAGTGGCGGCGCGCGAAGGTGGACTTTCCGGAGCCGCTCGCCCCGATCAGGACCACGAGGGACAGGTCGGTGACGGGCAGCTTGCGGGTCTCGGTGGTCATGCCTGCTCCTCCTTCGGGGTCGCGGTGTTCTGGGTGAAGACGGCCATCTGGGTGGGCGGGCCGACCTCGGGGTCGTCAGGGCCGACGGGGACGAACTCGACTCCGTATCCGTACTGTTCGCCGACGCCCGCCGCCCAGGTACGGAACTCCTCGCGGGTCCATTCGAAGCGGTGGTCGCCGTGCCGGACATGCCCGGCGGGCAGCGACTCCCAGCGCACGTTGTACTCGACGTTCGGCGTGGTCACGAGGACCGTCCGGGGACGGGCCGAGCCGAACACGGCGTACTCGAGCGCGGGCAGCCGCGGCAGGTCGAGATGCTCGATGACCTCGCTGAGCACGGCCGCGTCATAGCCGGTGAGCCGCTTGTCGGTGTACGCGAGCGAGCCCTGGATCAGCTTCACCCGGCCGGCCTGCCGCTCGCCGAGCCGCTCCAGCCTGAGCCGCCGCCCCGCGATGGTCAGGGCGCGTACGGACACGTCGACGCCGACGATGTCGGTGAAGCGCACGTCCTTGAGCAGCGCCTGCACCAACTGGCCCTGCCCGCAGCCGAGGTCGAGGACCCGGGTGGCGTCGGCGGCGCGCAGTGCGGCGAGGATCGCCTCGCGGCGCTGCTCGGCGAGCGGTACCGGCTTCTCCTCGGTGTCGGTCGTCTCGTCGACGGCGTTGTCGACGTCCTCGACCTCCAGGCCGTCGCTCTCGGCGAGCCGTACCAGCTCCAGGCGCTCCATGGCCGCGCGGGTCAGCCCCCAACGGCGGGAGAGATAGCGGCTGGTGATGAGCTTCTGCTCGGGGTGCTCGGCGAGCCAGCCGTCACCGGCGCGCAGCAGCTTGTCGACCTCGTCGGGCGCGACCCAGTAGTGCTTGGCGTCGTCGAGGACGGGCAGCAGGACGTAGAGCTGGTTGAGCGCGTCGGCGAGCCGCAGCTCCCCTTCGAGGACGAGCCGCACATAGCGCGAGTCGCCCCACTCGGGGAACGCGGTGTCCAGCACCACCGGCTCCGCGTCGACCGTGTCCCAGCCCAGGGGGCCGAACAGCTTGCGGACCAGTTCCGCGCCGCCCCGGGCGGGCAGCGCCGGGACCTCGATGCGCAGCGGCAGCGGTGCGGCGGCCCGCTCGGGCATCGCCTTGCACGTGCCGCGCAGGGCGCTCTTGAAGACCGTGGAGAGCGCGACGGCGAGCAGCGAGGACGCGGCGTAGGGCCGGTCGTTCACGTACTGCGCGAGCGCGGAGTCGGGGGCGCCGCCCCGGCCCTTGCCCTTGCCGCGCCGCACCAGCCCCACGGGATCCACCTCGAGGAGCAACGCGGCCGTGCACCGCTCGGCGGTCGCCTCGGGGTAGAGGACGTGCGCCGTGCCGTGCGAGGTCGAGAACGTCTGCGCGTTGTCGGGATGCTTGTGCAGCAGAAAGCCCAGGTCGGTCGCGGGACGCTCGGGGGAGCCGGTCGTACTGATCGTCAGGAACACACGTCCGAGTATGGTCCGCGATCCCCGCCCCGACCAGGCATTTTCCTCAGCGCGTGCGGCGCTCCGGCCAGGCGCGCCGCCTCGGGACGAATGCGGCCGCCCCGTAGGGGAAGTCGCGGTACGTCGGAGCCGCGACGCCGATGGGGCGGTGAGGGTGATGGCGAGGCCCGTGTGGTCGGGAGTCCTGTCGTTCGGCCTGGTCAGTGTGCCGGTGGGGCTCTACACGGCCACCGAGAGTCACGCGGTCCGCTTCCATCAGCTGCAACGCGGTACCTCGGACCGTGTCCGCAACCGCCGGGTGAACGAGCGCACCGGCAAGGAGGTCGACCTCGACGACATCGTCAAGGGGTTCGACACCGGTGACGAGTACGTGGTCGTGGAGCCGGAGGAGCTGGAGGAGATCGCGCCGGGCCGCTCGAAGGCGCTGGAGATCACCGGGTTCGTCGACCTCGACGACGTCGACCCGATCTTCTTCGACAAGACGTACTACCTCGGCCCGCGCGGCAAGGAGTACGGCAAGACCTACCGGCTGCTGGAAGAGGCCCTGGCCCGCGCGAACCGGGCCGGGATCGCCACGTTCGTGATGCGCCAGCACGAGTACCTGGTCGCCGTGAAGGCCGAGAACGGCCTGCTGACCTGCCACACCCTGCACTGGGCCGACGAGATCCGCGACCCGAGGGAGGAGATCGACACACTGCCCGGCCGGGTGAAGACCTCGGACAAGGAACGGAAGATGGCCGAGCAGCTCATCGAGGCGCTGGCGATCGACTGGGACCCCGGGGACTACCACGACACCTTCCAGGAGAAGGTCGCCGCGCTGGTCAAGGCCAAGCAGGCCGGCGAGACCGTCGAGAAGGCCGCACCGCCGGCCGAGTCCACCCAGGTCGTCGACCTCATGGAGGCCCTGCGCGCCAGTGTCGAACGGGCCCGCAGCCCGAAGGACACCGGGGAGAAGGCCACCGCCCCGGGTGTCAGGAGGAAACCCCGGGCCCAGCCGAAGAAGCGCGCCCGCACCGCCCCCAAGGCGAAGGACCTCCAGGACCTCACCAAGGCCGAGCTCTACGAGAAGGCCGCGGTCGAAGGCGTCCCGGGCCGCTCCACCATGACCCGCGACGAGCTGATCGACGCCCTGACCTGACCCAGCCCCGGCCGGCCCCCGGCGGCCCCGCCCCGCCCCGCCCCGCCTGCCCCTAGACGCCCCGATAGGTCACCGGGCCGCCGTCCGGGTCGGGGTCCTTGTACGTCGGGGTCCTTGTACCAGGCCAGGTGCTCCCGCAGCGCGTGCGGGTCTCTGTCGTCCACGGCGATGGCCAGGGCGTGGAACGGCACGTCGCCGATGCCGTCGCGCACGGTGGGCTGATTGACGAACGGGCGCTCCAGGTAGATGTTCCTCTCCGCCTCCTCCCTGGGAATCCCCGCCTCCGCCTCGCGGTAGGTCCACGCGCCGGCCTTGTGGCGTCCACCTCTGAGGGCTGATCCTCCGGCCCCGTCCGTCACACCTCGACCCCGTACCCGACCCGGTACGGGGCCGAGTGGGTTCAGGGCACCGATGCCAGGGCCGCGGCCAGCTCGGCGATACGGTCCGGGCCGACGCGGCAGCAGCCGCCGAGCAGCCGGGCTCCCGCCTCCGGCCAGCCCCGCATCCGCCCCGGATCGAACGCCCCGCTCCCGTGCCAGGCCCGGGCGACGGCGTCCCACTCCTCCCCGCTGTTGGGGTAGACGACCACCGGCTTGCCGGTGGCCGCGGCGGCGAGCTCGACGGCCCGGGCCGCGTCGCCCGGCTCACAGCAGTTGACCCCGACCGCGATCACCTGGTCGTTGCCCGCCGCGAGCGCGAACGCCTCCGTCAGCTGCTGCCCGGCGCGCGTGCGCTCCCCCGCGATCGTGTACGACAGCCAGACCGGCACCCCGCACCCCTCGACGGCCCGCAGCAGCGCCTCGGCCTCGTCGGTGTCCGGCACCGTCTCCAGGGCCAGCACATCGGGCCCCGCCGCCGCGAGCGCCTCGATCCGGGGCCGGT harbors:
- a CDS encoding 3' terminal RNA ribose 2'-O-methyltransferase Hen1 translates to MFLTISTTGSPERPATDLGFLLHKHPDNAQTFSTSHGTAHVLYPEATAERCTAALLLEVDPVGLVRRGKGKGRGGAPDSALAQYVNDRPYAASSLLAVALSTVFKSALRGTCKAMPERAAAPLPLRIEVPALPARGGAELVRKLFGPLGWDTVDAEPVVLDTAFPEWGDSRYVRLVLEGELRLADALNQLYVLLPVLDDAKHYWVAPDEVDKLLRAGDGWLAEHPEQKLITSRYLSRRWGLTRAAMERLELVRLAESDGLEVEDVDNAVDETTDTEEKPVPLAEQRREAILAALRAADATRVLDLGCGQGQLVQALLKDVRFTDIVGVDVSVRALTIAGRRLRLERLGERQAGRVKLIQGSLAYTDKRLTGYDAAVLSEVIEHLDLPRLPALEYAVFGSARPRTVLVTTPNVEYNVRWESLPAGHVRHGDHRFEWTREEFRTWAAGVGEQYGYGVEFVPVGPDDPEVGPPTQMAVFTQNTATPKEEQA
- the mmuM gene encoding homocysteine S-methyltransferase; its protein translation is MTRARSLAEALDEEVLVLDGGLSNQLEAQGCDLRDELWSARLLADGPEQIEAAHTAYVRAGARVLITAGYQATFEGFARRGIGREETARLLARSVELARAAGEGAREQVWVAGSVGPYGAMLADGSEYRGRYGLSARELERFHRPRIEALAAAGPDVLALETVPDTDEAEALLRAVEGCGVPVWLSYTIAGERTRAGQQLTEAFALAAGNDQVIAVGVNCCEPGDAARAVELAAAATGKPVVVYPNSGEEWDAVARAWHGSGAFDPGRMRGWPEAGARLLGGCCRVGPDRIAELAAALASVP
- a CDS encoding Ku protein, giving the protein MARPVWSGVLSFGLVSVPVGLYTATESHAVRFHQLQRGTSDRVRNRRVNERTGKEVDLDDIVKGFDTGDEYVVVEPEELEEIAPGRSKALEITGFVDLDDVDPIFFDKTYYLGPRGKEYGKTYRLLEEALARANRAGIATFVMRQHEYLVAVKAENGLLTCHTLHWADEIRDPREEIDTLPGRVKTSDKERKMAEQLIEALAIDWDPGDYHDTFQEKVAALVKAKQAGETVEKAAPPAESTQVVDLMEALRASVERARSPKDTGEKATAPGVRRKPRAQPKKRARTAPKAKDLQDLTKAELYEKAAVEGVPGRSTMTRDELIDALT